A stretch of Bordetella genomosp. 13 DNA encodes these proteins:
- the ectB gene encoding diaminobutyrate--2-oxoglutarate transaminase, with the protein MDLKIFDRMESEVRGYIRSFPVIFNQARGSVLIDEEGTEYIDFFSGAGTLNYGHNNPVFKEKLVEYLHSDGVVHGLDMATSAKKRFLETVDRVLLKPRNWQYTLQFTGPTGTNAVEAALKIARQVKGRPNIISFTHGFHGVSGGSLSATANQKFRDAAGYALGNTTFMPYDGYFGPDVDTIAYLERMLDDPSSGLDKPAGVIVETVQGEGGVNVATLRWLKELEKLCRRHDMLLIVDDIQVGCGRTGSFFSFESAGIRPDIITLSKSLSGFGLPMSLVLMKPELDVWKPGAHSGTFRGNNLAFVTATAALETYWASDAFSTDIQRKERLVRDWLENLAHSYPNAGLSVRGRGLIQGLVTASQPDLANRIARKAFERGVVIETSGAHDEVLKLLPALTIEDELLTRGLDVIEASVADALADSAQPARVLNFGGKRR; encoded by the coding sequence ATGGACTTGAAGATATTTGACCGGATGGAGTCGGAAGTGCGGGGCTACATCCGGTCGTTCCCGGTGATATTTAATCAGGCCCGAGGCTCGGTGCTTATCGACGAGGAAGGCACCGAGTACATCGACTTCTTCAGTGGTGCAGGTACGCTGAACTACGGTCACAACAATCCCGTCTTCAAGGAAAAGCTGGTCGAGTATCTGCATTCCGACGGAGTCGTGCACGGCCTGGACATGGCCACCAGCGCCAAGAAGCGTTTCCTTGAAACCGTGGACCGGGTGCTGCTGAAGCCGCGCAACTGGCAATACACGCTGCAGTTCACGGGTCCCACCGGCACCAATGCCGTCGAGGCCGCGCTGAAGATCGCGCGCCAGGTCAAGGGCCGTCCGAACATCATCTCGTTCACCCACGGTTTCCATGGCGTGTCCGGAGGCTCGCTGTCGGCCACCGCCAACCAGAAGTTCCGCGATGCGGCTGGCTACGCGCTGGGCAACACCACGTTCATGCCGTACGACGGCTACTTCGGTCCCGACGTCGACACGATCGCCTACCTCGAGCGCATGCTGGACGATCCCAGCAGCGGCCTGGACAAGCCCGCTGGCGTGATCGTCGAGACGGTGCAGGGCGAGGGCGGCGTCAACGTGGCCACGCTGCGCTGGCTGAAAGAGCTGGAAAAGCTGTGCCGCCGCCACGACATGCTGCTGATCGTCGACGACATCCAGGTCGGCTGCGGGCGTACCGGCAGCTTCTTCAGCTTCGAGTCGGCCGGCATCCGCCCCGACATCATCACGCTGTCGAAGTCCCTGTCGGGTTTCGGCCTGCCCATGTCGCTGGTGTTGATGAAGCCCGAGCTGGACGTGTGGAAGCCGGGCGCGCACAGCGGCACGTTCCGCGGCAACAACCTGGCGTTCGTCACCGCCACGGCCGCGTTGGAAACCTACTGGGCCAGCGATGCCTTCTCGACCGACATCCAGCGCAAGGAGCGCCTGGTGCGCGACTGGCTGGAGAACCTGGCGCACAGCTATCCCAATGCCGGCCTGTCGGTGCGCGGCCGCGGACTGATCCAGGGCCTGGTCACCGCCTCGCAGCCGGACCTGGCCAATCGCATTGCCCGCAAGGCCTTCGAGCGCGGCGTGGTCATCGAGACGTCGGGCGCGCATGACGAAGTGCTGAAGCTGCTGCCCGCGCTGACGATCGAAGACGAACTGCTGACCCGCGGCCTGGACGTGATCGAGGCCAGTGTGGCCGACGCCCTGGCCGATTCGGCCCAACCCGCCCGCGTGCTCAACTTTGGAGGAAAACGTCGATGA
- the ectA gene encoding diaminobutyrate acetyltransferase → MKKIDLYAVPTGTGASHPGQSATDATQYTFREPRRNDGAAIHRLIGECPPLDVNSLYAYLLLCEHHAATCIVAESAGGDVDGFISAYLVPARPDTLFVWQVAVHPRARGRRLARRLLGELLQRPGLSHVRFIETTVGPDNRASRRTFTGLAREAGAHVAEQPLFDRQSFGGADHDDEMLLKIGPFSTSPPGQR, encoded by the coding sequence ATGAAAAAAATCGATCTGTATGCAGTACCTACCGGCACGGGGGCTTCTCACCCCGGCCAGTCCGCAACGGACGCCACGCAGTACACCTTCCGCGAGCCGCGCCGCAACGACGGCGCCGCCATCCACCGCCTGATCGGCGAATGCCCCCCGCTGGACGTCAACTCGCTCTACGCATACCTGCTGCTGTGCGAGCACCATGCCGCCACGTGCATCGTTGCGGAAAGCGCGGGCGGGGACGTCGACGGCTTCATTTCCGCTTACCTCGTGCCCGCGCGCCCGGACACTTTGTTCGTCTGGCAGGTCGCCGTGCACCCGCGTGCCCGCGGCCGGCGCCTCGCGCGTCGGCTGCTGGGCGAACTGCTGCAGCGCCCGGGCCTCTCGCACGTGCGCTTCATCGAGACCACCGTCGGTCCCGACAACCGGGCCTCGCGCCGCACCTTCACTGGCCTGGCCCGCGAGGCCGGGGCCCACGTGGCCGAACAGCCTCTGTTCGACCGGCAGTCCTTCGGAGGGGCTGACCACGACGACGAAATGCTGTTGAAGATAGGTCCGTTCAGCACAAGCCCGCCTGGGCAGCGCTGA
- a CDS encoding MarR family winged helix-turn-helix transcriptional regulator, which yields MNNSAPVESTPVQSPVQQYDLRILRALRRITRSIALHSRQLSAVSHITAPQLMCLRTVIAGGPMTATSISREIHVSPSTVVGILDRLEDKGLIRRERGREDRRIVFVSATDAGRTLASEAPSPLQKHLADALNALPELEQATITLALERIVALMEQGGHAIETHGDPASPILEVPTGGAPPESGLVV from the coding sequence ATGAATAATTCGGCTCCCGTTGAATCCACGCCCGTCCAGTCGCCGGTGCAGCAGTACGACCTGCGCATCCTGCGGGCGCTGCGGCGCATCACGCGTTCCATCGCGCTGCATTCGCGGCAGCTGTCGGCGGTAAGCCACATCACGGCGCCCCAACTGATGTGCCTGCGCACGGTGATCGCGGGCGGTCCCATGACCGCCACGTCCATCAGCCGCGAGATCCACGTCAGCCCCAGCACCGTAGTGGGCATCCTGGATCGGCTCGAAGACAAGGGCCTGATCCGTCGCGAGCGCGGCCGTGAAGACCGCCGCATCGTGTTCGTGTCGGCCACGGATGCGGGCCGCACGCTGGCCAGCGAGGCTCCCTCGCCGCTGCAGAAGCATCTGGCCGATGCCTTGAACGCCCTGCCCGAACTCGAGCAGGCCACCATCACCCTGGCGCTGGAGCGCATCGTGGCACTCATGGAGCAGGGAGGTCACGCCATCGAGACGCATGGCGATCCGGCTTCCCCCATCCTCGAGGTGCCGACCGGTGGAGCGCCGCCAGAATCGGGATTGGTCGTATGA
- the parC gene encoding DNA topoisomerase IV subunit A, with translation MTDTNQPDLFNAAPDDGAAITLGAYAEQAYLDYAVSVVRGRALPDVGDGQKPVQRRILYAMQAMGLGGGAKPVKSARVVGDVLGKYHPHGDQAAYDAMVRMAQTFTLRYPLIDGQGNFGSRDGDNAAAMRYTEARLTPIARLLLDELDEGTVDFVPNYDGSHEEPQQLPARLPMMLLNGASGIAVGMATEVPPHNLREVARACVELIRHPNLDDAALAQLVPGPDFTGGGQIITPAADIADIYASGRGSLKARARWQFEELARGQWQLVVHELPPGASCQRVLEEIEEITNPKVRAGKKSLTPEQQQAKAVMLSLLDAVRDESGKDAAVRLVFEPKTSKVDRDEFVNTLLAQTSMENNVPINLVCIGLDGRPRQKGLRAILQEWVQFRTDTVVRRTRHRVDKVSDRIHVLEGRMVVYLNVDEVIQTIRESDEPRAALMQRFKLTERQAEDILEMRLRQLARLEGIKIEQELADKRAELLRLQDLLDNPASLRRQLVKEIEADAKQYGDERRTLIEPAERAVLETRVVDEPVTVIVSQKGWLRARQGHGHDASQFTFKQGDDLYGAFECRTTDTLIALGDNGRAYTVAVSGLPSARGDGQPVTTMIDLGSGSRIAHMLVAAPDSRWLLATRGGYGFSAKLSDMVSRQRAGKQFVSLEAQDELLRPVPLFDGAQQLALLSAKGKFLVIGLDEVKNQPGGGRGTVLMGLDASDGVQQVVPIGARGLRAAGIYRNKQTEDILAGASLAPYVGKRGRKGRLLDVRPKQPVLSPVFG, from the coding sequence ATGACCGACACGAATCAACCAGACCTGTTCAACGCCGCGCCGGACGATGGCGCGGCCATCACGCTGGGCGCCTACGCCGAGCAGGCCTATCTTGACTATGCCGTTTCCGTGGTGCGCGGCCGCGCGCTGCCCGACGTGGGCGACGGCCAGAAGCCCGTGCAGCGGCGCATCCTGTATGCCATGCAGGCCATGGGGCTGGGCGGCGGGGCCAAGCCCGTCAAGTCCGCCCGGGTGGTGGGCGACGTGCTGGGCAAATACCATCCGCACGGCGACCAGGCGGCCTACGATGCCATGGTGCGCATGGCGCAGACCTTCACGCTGCGCTATCCCCTTATCGACGGGCAGGGCAACTTCGGTTCGCGCGATGGCGACAACGCCGCGGCCATGCGGTACACCGAGGCGCGCCTCACGCCCATCGCGCGCCTGCTGCTGGACGAACTGGACGAGGGCACGGTCGATTTCGTGCCCAACTACGACGGCAGCCATGAAGAGCCGCAGCAGCTGCCGGCGCGCCTGCCCATGATGCTGCTGAACGGCGCATCGGGCATCGCGGTCGGCATGGCCACCGAAGTGCCGCCGCACAACCTGCGCGAAGTGGCGCGTGCCTGCGTCGAACTGATCCGCCATCCCAACCTGGACGACGCGGCGCTGGCCCAGCTGGTGCCCGGACCCGACTTCACGGGCGGCGGCCAGATCATCACGCCGGCCGCCGACATCGCCGACATCTACGCCAGCGGGCGCGGCTCGCTGAAGGCCCGGGCGCGCTGGCAGTTCGAGGAACTGGCGCGCGGCCAGTGGCAGCTGGTGGTGCACGAGCTGCCGCCCGGCGCCTCGTGCCAGCGCGTGCTCGAGGAAATCGAAGAGATCACCAATCCCAAGGTGCGCGCGGGCAAGAAGAGCCTGACGCCCGAACAGCAGCAGGCCAAGGCGGTCATGCTGAGCCTGCTGGATGCCGTGCGCGACGAGTCAGGCAAGGACGCCGCGGTGCGCCTGGTGTTCGAGCCCAAGACCTCCAAGGTCGATCGCGACGAGTTCGTGAACACCCTGCTGGCCCAGACCAGCATGGAAAACAACGTGCCCATCAACCTGGTGTGCATCGGCCTGGACGGCCGGCCGCGCCAGAAGGGGCTGCGCGCGATCCTGCAGGAGTGGGTGCAGTTCCGTACCGACACGGTAGTGCGCCGCACGCGCCATCGCGTGGACAAGGTCAGCGACCGCATCCACGTGCTCGAAGGGCGCATGGTGGTGTACCTGAACGTGGACGAGGTCATCCAGACCATCCGCGAATCCGACGAGCCGCGCGCCGCGCTGATGCAGCGCTTCAAGCTGACCGAGCGGCAGGCCGAGGACATCCTCGAGATGCGCCTGCGCCAGCTGGCTCGCCTCGAAGGCATCAAGATCGAGCAGGAACTTGCCGACAAGCGCGCCGAGCTGCTGCGTCTGCAGGACCTGCTGGACAATCCCGCATCGCTGCGGCGCCAATTGGTGAAAGAGATCGAGGCCGACGCCAAGCAGTATGGCGACGAGCGCCGCACCCTGATCGAGCCCGCCGAACGCGCGGTGCTCGAGACGCGCGTGGTCGATGAGCCCGTCACGGTGATCGTGTCGCAGAAGGGCTGGCTGCGGGCGCGCCAGGGCCACGGCCACGATGCCTCGCAGTTCACCTTCAAGCAGGGCGACGACCTGTACGGCGCCTTCGAGTGCCGCACCACGGACACGCTGATCGCGCTGGGCGACAACGGCCGGGCCTATACGGTAGCGGTGTCCGGACTGCCTTCGGCGCGCGGCGATGGCCAACCCGTCACCACCATGATCGACCTGGGCTCGGGCAGCCGCATCGCGCACATGCTGGTGGCCGCGCCGGACAGCCGCTGGTTGCTGGCCACCCGCGGCGGCTACGGGTTCTCGGCCAAGCTGTCCGACATGGTCAGCCGCCAGCGGGCGGGCAAGCAGTTCGTGTCGCTGGAGGCGCAGGACGAGCTGCTGCGTCCCGTGCCCCTGTTCGACGGCGCGCAGCAACTGGCGCTGCTGTCGGCCAAGGGCAAGTTCCTCGTCATTGGGCTGGACGAGGTCAAGAACCAGCCGGGGGGCGGGCGCGGCACCGTGTTGATGGGCCTGGACGCCAGCGACGGCGTGCAGCAGGTCGTGCCCATCGGCGCGCGCGGACTGCGCGCCGCCGGCATCTACCGCAACAAGCAGACCGAGGACATTCTGGCGGGCGCGAGCCTGGCGCCGTACGTCGGCAAGCGCGGACGCAAGGGCCGCTTGCTGGACGTGCGGCCGAAGCAGCCGGTGCTGTCGCCGGTATTCGGCTGA
- a CDS encoding DNA topoisomerase IV subunit B, giving the protein MATPRYTEASIRVLKGLEPVRQRPGMYTRTENPLHIVQEVIDNAADEALAGHGKQIQVVLHMDGSVSVEDDGRGIPVGLHPEENAPVVELVFTRLHAGGKFDKAGGGAYAFSGGLHGVGVSVTNALATKLEVVVWRDGATHRLVFAGGDVAEPLAPYDAPGPRKKSGTRVRVWPDAKYFDTAAIPVNELTHLLRSKAVLLSGVKVTLINEKTGDVKTWQYADGLRGYLAEALGGAELMVPFFEGQQYAGADHESFAEGEGAQWVVAWSEDGNVMRESYVNLIPTPAGGTHESGLREGLFGAVKSFAELHSLLPKGVKLLPEDVFARASFVLSAKVLDPQFQGQIKERLNSRDAVRLVGGFARGALDLWLHSNVEYGKKLAELAIRQAQARVRSAQKVEKRKSSGVAVLPGKLTDCESSDATRTEVFLVEGDSAGGSAKMGRDKEFQAILPLRGKVLNSWEVERDRLFANNEIHDIAVAIGVDPHGPGDDPDLSGLRYGRICILSDADVDGSHIQVLLLTLFYRHFPRLVEAGHVYVARPPLFRVDVPAQGKRPARKMYCLDDGELEAAQDKLRKEGIREGSWSISRFKGLGEMNPEQLWETTMNPDTRRLMPVGYGTLTPGDTTRMFDMLMGKGESAQRRAWIEEKGNLAELDI; this is encoded by the coding sequence TTGGCCACACCACGTTACACCGAAGCGTCGATCCGTGTCCTGAAGGGATTGGAGCCCGTGCGTCAGCGCCCGGGCATGTATACGCGCACCGAAAACCCGCTGCACATCGTGCAGGAAGTCATCGACAACGCCGCCGACGAGGCGCTGGCCGGTCACGGCAAGCAGATCCAGGTGGTGCTGCACATGGACGGCAGCGTGTCGGTCGAGGACGACGGCCGCGGCATCCCTGTCGGCCTGCACCCCGAAGAAAACGCGCCAGTGGTCGAGCTGGTCTTCACGCGCCTGCACGCCGGCGGCAAGTTCGACAAGGCCGGCGGGGGCGCCTACGCGTTCTCGGGCGGCCTGCATGGCGTGGGCGTGTCGGTCACCAACGCCCTGGCCACCAAGCTCGAGGTCGTGGTCTGGCGCGACGGCGCGACCCACCGGCTGGTGTTCGCCGGCGGCGACGTCGCCGAACCGCTGGCGCCCTACGATGCGCCCGGACCGCGCAAGAAATCCGGTACGCGGGTGCGCGTCTGGCCGGATGCCAAGTACTTCGACACCGCGGCCATCCCGGTCAACGAACTTACCCACCTGCTGCGCAGCAAGGCGGTGCTGCTGTCCGGCGTGAAGGTCACCCTCATCAACGAGAAGACCGGCGACGTCAAGACGTGGCAGTACGCCGACGGCCTGCGCGGCTACCTGGCCGAGGCGCTGGGCGGCGCCGAGCTGATGGTGCCGTTCTTCGAGGGCCAGCAGTACGCGGGCGCCGATCACGAAAGCTTCGCCGAGGGCGAGGGCGCGCAGTGGGTGGTGGCCTGGTCCGAAGACGGCAACGTGATGCGCGAGTCGTACGTCAACCTGATCCCCACGCCCGCCGGCGGCACGCACGAGTCGGGCCTGCGCGAGGGCCTCTTCGGCGCCGTGAAGAGCTTCGCCGAACTGCACAGTCTGCTGCCCAAGGGCGTCAAGCTGCTGCCCGAGGACGTGTTCGCGCGCGCCAGTTTCGTCCTGTCGGCCAAGGTGCTCGATCCGCAGTTCCAGGGGCAGATCAAAGAACGCCTGAACAGCCGCGACGCGGTGCGCCTGGTGGGCGGCTTCGCCAGGGGCGCGCTCGACCTGTGGCTGCACAGCAATGTCGAGTACGGCAAGAAACTCGCCGAACTGGCAATCCGCCAGGCCCAGGCGCGGGTGCGCTCGGCCCAGAAGGTCGAGAAGCGCAAGAGCTCCGGCGTGGCGGTGCTGCCCGGCAAGCTCACCGACTGTGAAAGCAGCGACGCCACGCGCACCGAAGTGTTCCTGGTCGAGGGCGATTCGGCGGGCGGTTCGGCCAAGATGGGCCGCGACAAAGAATTCCAGGCCATCCTGCCGCTGCGCGGCAAGGTGCTCAATTCGTGGGAGGTCGAGCGCGACCGCCTGTTCGCCAACAACGAGATCCACGACATCGCCGTGGCCATCGGCGTGGACCCGCACGGCCCCGGCGACGACCCCGACCTGTCGGGTCTGCGTTACGGCCGCATCTGCATCCTGTCGGACGCGGACGTCGACGGCTCGCACATCCAGGTCCTGCTGCTGACGCTGTTCTATCGCCATTTTCCGCGCCTGGTCGAAGCCGGCCACGTCTACGTGGCGCGTCCGCCGCTGTTCCGCGTGGACGTGCCGGCGCAGGGCAAGCGTCCGGCGCGCAAGATGTATTGCCTGGACGATGGCGAACTCGAGGCCGCGCAGGACAAGCTGCGCAAAGAGGGCATCCGCGAAGGCAGCTGGAGCATCAGTCGCTTCAAGGGCCTGGGCGAAATGAACCCCGAGCAGCTTTGGGAAACCACCATGAATCCCGACACACGCCGCCTGATGCCCGTGGGCTATGGCACGCTCACGCCCGGCGACACCACGCGCATGTTCGACATGCTGATGGGCAAGGGAGAGTCGGCCCAACGGCGCGCCTGGATCGAAGAGAAGGGCAACCTGGCGGAACTGGATATATAA
- the trxA gene encoding thioredoxin TrxA produces the protein MSEQIKNVSDASFDSDVLKSGQPVLVDYWAAWCGPCKMIAPILEEVATEYAGRLTVAKLNVDENQDTAAKYGIRGIPTLMLFKDGQAAATKVGALSKSQLTAFLDSAL, from the coding sequence ATGAGCGAGCAAATCAAGAACGTCAGTGACGCCAGCTTCGACAGCGACGTGCTCAAGTCGGGCCAGCCCGTGCTGGTCGACTACTGGGCGGCCTGGTGTGGCCCCTGCAAGATGATCGCCCCCATCCTGGAAGAAGTCGCCACCGAGTACGCCGGCCGCCTCACCGTGGCCAAGCTCAACGTCGACGAAAACCAGGACACCGCTGCCAAGTACGGCATCCGCGGCATTCCCACGCTGATGCTGTTCAAGGACGGCCAGGCCGCCGCCACCAAGGTGGGCGCCCTGTCGAAGTCGCAACTTACTGCATTCCTCGACAGCGCGTTGTAA
- the rho gene encoding transcription termination factor Rho, producing MHLNELKALHVSQLLEMAAGLEIENANRLRKQELMFAIMKRRAKQGEQIFGDGVLEVLPDGFGFLRSPETSYLASTDDIYISPSQIRRFNLHTGDSIEGEVRVPKDGERYFALVKVDKINGAAPESIKHRIMFENLTPLHPNQPLRLERDIKSEENLTGRILDIFAPIGKGQRGLIVASPKSGKTVMMQHIAHAITTNYPDAVMIVLLVDERPEEVTEMQRTVRGEVVASTFDEPATRHVQVAEMVIEKAKRLVEMKKDVVILLDSITRLARAYNTVVPASGKVLTGGVDANALQRPKRFFGAARNLEEGGSLTILGTALIETGSRMDEVIYEEFKGTGNSEVHLERRLAEKRVYPSINLNKSGTRREELLIKPELLQKVWVLRKFIHDMDEVQSMEFILDKMRATKTNSEFFDMMKK from the coding sequence ATGCACCTCAATGAACTGAAGGCGCTGCACGTATCGCAGTTGCTGGAAATGGCCGCTGGCCTGGAAATCGAGAACGCCAACCGCCTGCGCAAGCAGGAACTGATGTTCGCCATCATGAAGCGGCGCGCCAAGCAGGGCGAGCAGATCTTCGGCGACGGCGTGCTCGAAGTCCTGCCCGACGGCTTCGGCTTCCTGCGGTCGCCCGAGACGTCGTACCTGGCCAGCACGGACGACATCTACATCTCGCCCTCGCAGATCCGCCGCTTCAACCTGCATACCGGCGATTCCATCGAGGGTGAAGTGCGCGTGCCCAAGGACGGCGAGCGCTATTTCGCGCTGGTCAAGGTCGACAAGATCAACGGGGCCGCCCCCGAGTCGATCAAGCACCGCATCATGTTCGAGAACCTGACGCCGCTGCATCCGAACCAGCCGCTGCGCCTCGAACGCGACATCAAGAGCGAGGAGAACCTGACCGGCCGCATCCTCGACATCTTCGCCCCCATCGGCAAGGGCCAGCGCGGCCTGATCGTGGCCAGCCCGAAGTCCGGCAAGACGGTGATGATGCAGCACATCGCGCATGCCATCACCACCAACTATCCCGACGCCGTCATGATCGTCCTGCTGGTCGACGAGCGCCCCGAGGAAGTGACCGAAATGCAGCGCACGGTGCGCGGCGAAGTGGTGGCATCGACGTTCGACGAACCGGCCACCCGCCACGTGCAGGTGGCCGAGATGGTCATCGAGAAGGCCAAGCGCCTGGTCGAAATGAAAAAGGACGTGGTGATCCTGCTCGACTCGATCACCCGCCTGGCCCGCGCGTACAACACCGTGGTCCCCGCCTCGGGCAAGGTGCTCACCGGCGGCGTCGACGCCAACGCCCTGCAGCGTCCCAAGCGCTTCTTCGGCGCGGCGCGCAACCTCGAGGAAGGCGGCTCGCTCACCATCCTGGGCACCGCGCTGATCGAGACCGGCAGCCGCATGGACGAAGTCATCTACGAAGAATTCAAGGGCACCGGCAACTCCGAAGTCCACCTCGAGCGCCGCCTGGCCGAGAAGCGGGTCTACCCGTCCATCAACCTCAACAAGTCGGGCACGCGCCGCGAAGAGCTGCTGATCAAGCCCGAGCTGCTGCAGAAGGTGTGGGTGCTGCGCAAGTTCATCCACGACATGGACGAAGTCCAGTCGATGGAATTCATCCTGGACAAGATGCGCGCCACGAAGACCAATTCCGAGTTCTTCGACATGATGAAGAAGTAA